A genomic stretch from Penicillium digitatum chromosome 4, complete sequence includes:
- a CDS encoding Yos1-like, which yields MFFFGLGNLFYVIVLIINAIAVLSEDRFLARVGWGRTQAEPGFGATYDSTSVKAKSVNLIASVRTVMRIPLIVINTVIIVYELILG from the exons ATGTTTTTCTTCGGTCTTGGGAACCTGTTCTACG TCATCGTTCTCATCATCAATGCCATCGCCGTCCTCTCCGAGGACCGCTTCCTAGCTCGCG TCGGATGGGGTCGCACACAAGCCGAGCCGGGCTTCGGCGCAACATACGATAGCACAAGTGTGAAAGCCAAGTCCGTCAACCTGATCGCCAGTGTGCGCACCGTGATGCGGA TACCCCTTATCGTCATCAACACGGTCATCATTGTCTACGAGCTGATTCTTGGTTAA